A DNA window from Hordeum vulgare subsp. vulgare chromosome 1H, MorexV3_pseudomolecules_assembly, whole genome shotgun sequence contains the following coding sequences:
- the LOC123419400 gene encoding uncharacterized protein LOC123419400 has product MSPHGCRRRVGTLGEMLERRQMERLPALHLHLVVVSLLGFCCLVHASRAAISFPPAAPRVQLQETDTILASSGAEGQAVVVGEPDRGGVSRRMGMEMELEDYPGSGANDHHSPWWRQERRN; this is encoded by the exons ATGAGCCCTCATGGGTGCAGAAGAAGAGTAGGAACACTTGGAGAAATGCTTGAGAGGAGACAGATGGAGAGATTGCCCGCACTGCACCTGCACCTGGTAGTGGTGTCTCTGCTCGGCTTCTGCTGCCTCGTCCATGCTTCAAGGGCAGCCATCTCATTCCCACCTG CGGCCCCGAGGGTGCAGCTGCAGGAGACCGACACAATCCTAGCTTCCAGTGGAGCAGAGGGTCAG GCGGTCGTAGTGGGAGAGCCCGACCGCGGCGGTGTCAGCAGGAGGATGGGGATGGAGATGGAGCTGGAGGACTACCCGGGATCCGGAGCCAACGACCACCACTCGCCGTGGTGGCGGCAGGAAAGGAGGAACTGA